A window of Polaromonas hydrogenivorans contains these coding sequences:
- the proV gene encoding glycine betaine/L-proline ABC transporter ATP-binding protein ProV yields MAKQIIIDQVFKVFGDEPQAALALVRQGCSKQDILARTGCSIGVFDASLTIEAGEIFVVMGLSGSGKSTLVRMLNLLIAPTAGRILVDGSDINALSDKELRALRRKDISMVFQSFALMPHMTVLDNTALGLELAGVGREERRELAGQALDQVGLDGWGESYPDELSGGMQQRVGLARALASDPSILLMDEAFSALDPIIRTEMQSELLRLQQVKRRTIVFISHDLDEAMRIGDRIAIMKDGQVVQVGTPEEILRNPADDYVRSFVRGVDASAVFKAGDIARKSLVVVSEQPGRGSRAALRMLEDQDRDYAYVVSPSRHYLGVVSADSLRSALDGHVGPLGLAPAYLPDVQPIAANEPVSGLFGQVAKTPYSVPVVADDGRLQGVISKTTLLKFLDRDTPPVPAHAA; encoded by the coding sequence GTGGCCAAACAAATCATCATCGACCAAGTATTCAAGGTTTTCGGCGACGAGCCGCAAGCCGCGCTTGCGCTGGTCCGCCAGGGCTGCAGCAAGCAGGACATCCTGGCCCGCACCGGCTGCTCCATCGGCGTGTTCGACGCCAGCCTGACCATCGAGGCCGGCGAAATCTTCGTCGTCATGGGCCTGTCGGGCTCGGGCAAGTCCACGCTGGTGCGCATGCTCAACCTGCTGATAGCGCCCACGGCCGGCCGCATCCTGGTGGACGGCAGCGACATCAACGCGCTGTCCGACAAAGAATTGCGCGCCCTGCGGCGCAAGGACATCAGCATGGTGTTCCAGTCCTTCGCGCTGATGCCGCACATGACGGTGCTCGACAACACCGCGCTGGGCCTGGAGCTGGCCGGCGTGGGCCGCGAAGAGCGGCGCGAACTGGCTGGACAGGCGCTGGACCAGGTCGGCCTGGACGGCTGGGGCGAGAGCTACCCGGACGAGTTGTCGGGCGGCATGCAGCAGCGCGTGGGCCTGGCCCGCGCCCTCGCCTCCGACCCTTCGATCCTGCTGATGGACGAGGCGTTTTCCGCGCTCGACCCGATCATCCGCACCGAAATGCAGTCCGAACTGCTGCGCCTGCAGCAAGTCAAGCGCCGCACCATCGTCTTCATTTCGCACGACCTGGACGAGGCGATGCGCATCGGCGACCGCATCGCCATCATGAAGGACGGCCAGGTGGTGCAGGTCGGCACGCCGGAGGAAATCCTGCGCAACCCGGCCGACGACTATGTGCGCAGCTTTGTGCGCGGCGTGGATGCCTCGGCCGTGTTCAAGGCCGGCGACATCGCGCGCAAGAGCCTGGTCGTGGTGTCCGAGCAGCCCGGCCGGGGCTCGCGCGCCGCGCTCAGGATGCTTGAAGACCAGGACCGCGACTACGCCTACGTGGTCAGCCCTTCGCGGCACTACCTCGGCGTGGTCTCGGCCGACTCGCTGCGCTCGGCGCTTGACGGCCATGTGGGTCCGCTGGGCCTAGCGCCGGCGTATTTGCCCGATGTGCAGCCGATCGCGGCCAACGAGCCGGTCAGCGGCCTGTTCGGCCAGGTTGCAAAAACGCCCTACTCCGTGCCGGTCGTCGCCGACGACGGGCGCCTGCAGGGCGTCATCAGCAAGACCACCTTGCTGAAATTCCTCGACCGCGACACCCCGCCCGTGCCGGCGCACGCCGCCTGA
- a CDS encoding YqhA family protein, with amino-acid sequence MSDPTPLKTSPLRPLPKLIFASRWLQLPLYLGLIAAQAVYVVHFLVELVHLIEAAFGSQTALQALISSIGYKTITPIVTLNETVIMLVVLALIDVVMISNLLIMVIVGGYETFVSRMELEGHPDQPEWLSHVNASVLKVKLATAIIGISSIHLLKTFINADNYTDRVLIAQTVIHITFLLSAMAIAYTDKIMSAIAARDH; translated from the coding sequence ATGTCCGACCCCACCCCGCTGAAAACTTCCCCCTTGCGTCCCTTGCCGAAACTGATTTTTGCCAGCCGCTGGCTGCAGTTGCCGCTTTACCTGGGACTGATCGCGGCGCAGGCGGTGTATGTCGTGCATTTCCTGGTCGAGCTGGTCCACCTGATCGAAGCGGCCTTCGGCAGCCAGACCGCGCTGCAGGCGCTGATCAGCAGCATCGGCTACAAGACCATCACGCCGATCGTCACGCTCAACGAGACGGTCATCATGCTGGTCGTGCTGGCGCTGATTGACGTGGTCATGATCTCCAACCTCTTGATCATGGTGATCGTGGGCGGCTATGAAACCTTCGTGAGCCGCATGGAACTCGAAGGCCACCCCGACCAGCCCGAGTGGCTCAGCCATGTGAATGCGTCGGTGCTGAAGGTCAAGCTGGCCACGGCCATCATCGGCATCAGCTCGATTCACCTGCTCAAGACCTTCATCAATGCCGACAACTACACCGACCGGGTGCTGATCGCGCAGACGGTGATCCACATCACCTTCCTGCTGTCGGCGATGGCAATTGCCTACACCGACAAGATCATGTCGGCCATCGCCGCCCGGGATCACTGA
- the acs gene encoding acetate--CoA ligase, which produces MSTPDNSIQSTLVENRVFPPSEATVKAARISGMEGYNALCAEAENDFEGFWARLARENLSWNKPFTQVLDESNAPFYQWFADGELNASYNCLDRHLGTPTESKNAIIFESDDGKVTNVTYKELHAKVSQFASALKEMGVQKGDRVVIYMPMTIEGIVAMQACARIGATHSVVFGGFSAKSLQERIQDAGAVAVITANYQLRGGKELPLKAIVDEGIAMGGCESIKNVIVYQRTPTACKMVEGRDSLMHEVTAKANPVCEPEFVGAEHPLFVLYTSGSTGKPKGVQHSTGGYLLWAKLTMDWTFDLQPNDVFWCTADIGWITGHTYITYGPLAAGATQVVFEGIPTYPNAGRFWQMIEKHKVSIFYTAPTAIRSLIKAADADAAVHPDRSDLSSLRILGSVGEPINPEAWMWYYKNIGGERCPVVDTFWQTETGGHMITPLPGATPLVPGSCTLPLPGIMAAIVDETGNDVPNGSGGMLVVKRPWPSMIRTIWNDPERFKKSYFPEEMGGTIYLAGDGAVRNIDNGYFRITGRIDDVLNVSGHRMGTMEIESALVAHPMVAEAAVVGRPDDLTGEAIVAFVVLKRSRPTGDEGKAIAKELRDWVGKEIGPIAKPKDIRFGDNLPKTRSGKIMRRLLRGVAKGEAVTQDTSTLENPAILEQLAQNL; this is translated from the coding sequence ATGAGCACCCCTGACAATTCCATCCAGTCCACATTGGTTGAGAACCGCGTGTTCCCGCCCAGCGAAGCCACCGTGAAGGCCGCCCGCATCTCCGGCATGGAAGGCTACAACGCCCTGTGCGCTGAAGCCGAAAATGACTTCGAGGGTTTCTGGGCGCGGCTGGCGCGTGAAAACCTGAGCTGGAACAAGCCCTTCACCCAGGTGCTGGACGAGTCCAACGCCCCGTTCTACCAGTGGTTTGCCGACGGCGAACTCAATGCCTCCTACAACTGCCTGGACCGCCACCTGGGCACGCCGACGGAAAGCAAGAACGCCATCATTTTCGAGAGCGACGACGGCAAGGTCACCAACGTCACCTACAAGGAACTGCACGCCAAGGTCAGCCAGTTCGCCAGCGCGCTCAAGGAAATGGGCGTGCAAAAGGGCGACCGCGTCGTCATCTACATGCCGATGACGATTGAAGGCATCGTTGCCATGCAGGCCTGCGCCCGCATCGGCGCGACGCATTCGGTGGTGTTCGGCGGCTTCTCGGCCAAGAGCCTGCAGGAACGCATCCAGGACGCCGGCGCCGTGGCCGTCATCACCGCCAACTACCAGTTGCGCGGCGGCAAGGAACTGCCGCTCAAGGCCATCGTCGATGAAGGCATTGCGATGGGCGGCTGCGAGTCGATCAAGAACGTGATCGTCTATCAGCGCACCCCGACCGCGTGCAAGATGGTCGAAGGCCGCGACAGCCTGATGCATGAAGTCACCGCCAAGGCCAACCCGGTGTGCGAGCCCGAATTCGTCGGCGCCGAGCATCCGCTGTTCGTGCTCTACACGTCCGGCTCCACCGGCAAGCCCAAGGGCGTGCAGCACAGCACCGGCGGCTACCTGCTGTGGGCCAAGCTGACGATGGACTGGACCTTCGACCTGCAGCCCAACGACGTGTTCTGGTGCACCGCCGACATCGGCTGGATCACCGGCCACACCTACATCACCTACGGCCCGCTGGCCGCCGGCGCGACGCAGGTGGTGTTTGAAGGCATTCCGACCTACCCGAACGCCGGCCGCTTCTGGCAGATGATCGAAAAGCACAAGGTCTCGATTTTCTACACCGCGCCGACCGCCATCCGCTCGCTGATCAAGGCCGCCGATGCCGATGCCGCCGTGCATCCGGACCGCTCCGACCTGAGCAGCCTGCGCATCCTCGGTTCGGTCGGCGAGCCGATCAACCCCGAAGCCTGGATGTGGTACTACAAGAACATCGGCGGCGAGCGCTGCCCGGTGGTCGATACCTTCTGGCAGACCGAAACCGGCGGCCACATGATCACGCCGCTGCCCGGTGCCACGCCGCTGGTTCCCGGCAGCTGCACCCTGCCGCTGCCCGGCATCATGGCCGCCATCGTCGATGAAACCGGCAATGACGTGCCCAACGGTTCGGGCGGCATGCTGGTCGTCAAGCGCCCCTGGCCTTCGATGATCCGCACCATCTGGAACGACCCCGAGCGTTTCAAGAAAAGCTATTTCCCCGAGGAAATGGGCGGCACGATCTACCTGGCCGGCGACGGCGCGGTGCGCAACATCGACAACGGCTACTTCCGCATCACCGGCCGCATCGACGACGTGCTGAACGTGTCCGGCCACCGCATGGGCACGATGGAAATCGAGTCGGCGCTGGTGGCACACCCGATGGTGGCCGAAGCCGCCGTGGTCGGTCGTCCCGACGACCTGACCGGCGAGGCGATTGTGGCCTTCGTGGTGCTCAAGCGTTCGCGCCCCACCGGCGACGAAGGCAAGGCCATCGCCAAGGAATTGCGCGACTGGGTGGGCAAGGAAATCGGCCCCATCGCCAAACCCAAGGACATCCGCTTTGGCGACAACCTGCCCAAGACGCGCAGCGGCAAGATCATGCGCCGCCTGCTGCGCGGCGTGGCCAAGGGCGAAGCGGTGACGCAAGACACCTCGACGCTTGAGAATCCGGCCATCCTGGAGCAACTGGCGCAGAACCTGTAA
- a CDS encoding c-type cytochrome, giving the protein MKLKRSFLTIACLAAGFAVCAPAMADLQLATAKNCMACHAVDKKLVGPAYKDVAAKYAGQKDAAAKLEAKVLKGGSGVWGPVPMPANAQVNPDEAKKLVAWILAQK; this is encoded by the coding sequence ATGAAACTGAAACGTAGCTTTTTGACGATTGCTTGCCTGGCGGCAGGTTTTGCGGTCTGCGCTCCGGCCATGGCTGACCTGCAACTGGCGACCGCCAAGAACTGCATGGCCTGCCACGCCGTTGACAAAAAACTGGTCGGGCCTGCCTATAAAGACGTTGCCGCCAAATACGCGGGTCAAAAAGACGCGGCCGCCAAGCTGGAGGCCAAGGTGCTTAAAGGCGGTTCGGGCGTCTGGGGTCCCGTTCCCATGCCGGCCAATGCGCAGGTCAACCCCGACGAAGCCAAAAAACTCGTCGCCTGGATCTTGGCGCAAAAGTAA
- a CDS encoding TIGR04438 family Trp-rich protein — MYFLIIGVLGLVLKYLEIEPVASLNWWLVLSPFALAVAWWAWADGSGYTKRKEIEKMDDRKQKRLDKQRAAIGLLPKKRP; from the coding sequence ATGTATTTTTTAATCATCGGAGTTTTGGGCCTGGTCCTGAAGTATCTCGAAATCGAACCCGTGGCCAGTTTGAACTGGTGGCTGGTTTTGTCGCCGTTCGCGCTTGCCGTCGCCTGGTGGGCATGGGCTGACGGCTCGGGCTACACCAAGCGAAAAGAGATCGAAAAGATGGATGACCGCAAGCAAAAACGCCTCGACAAGCAACGGGCTGCAATCGGTTTGCTGCCCAAAAAGCGCCCCTGA
- the ilvD gene encoding dihydroxy-acid dehydratase has translation METKVIAINRRSANITEGKSRAPNRSMYYAMGYEESDFKKPMIGVANGHSTITPCNSGLQKLADAAIDAIEEAGGNAQVFGTPTISDGMAMGTEGMKYSLVSREVISDCIETCVQGQWMDGVLVVGGCDKNMPGGLMGMLRANVPAIYVYGGTILPGHYKGKDLNIVSVFEAVGENAAGRMSDEDLLQIERRAIPGTGSCGGMYTANTMSSAFEALGISLPYSSTMANPHDEKLNSARESAKVLIEAVKKDIKPRDIVTKKSIENAVAVIMATGGSTNAVLHFLAIAHAAGVEWTIDDFERVRQKTPVLCNLKPSGQYLAVDLHQAGGIPQVMKMLLVAGLLHGDCITISGQTIAEVLADVPDAPRAGQDVIRPIDKPMYAQGHLAILKGNLSPEGCVAKITGLKNPVMTGPARVFEDEQSGLKAILDGKIVAGDVMVLRYLGPKGGPGMPEMLAPTGALIGAGLGESVGLITDGRFSGGTWGMVVGHVAPEAAAGGNIAFIREGDSITIDANQLLLQLNISDAELESRKVGWTAPAPRYTRGVQAKFAFNASSASKGAVLDDY, from the coding sequence ATGGAAACCAAAGTCATCGCCATCAACCGCCGTTCGGCCAACATCACCGAAGGCAAATCGCGCGCGCCCAACCGCTCCATGTACTACGCCATGGGCTACGAGGAAAGCGATTTCAAGAAACCCATGATCGGCGTGGCCAACGGCCACAGCACCATCACGCCGTGCAACAGCGGCCTGCAAAAGCTGGCGGACGCGGCCATTGACGCGATTGAAGAGGCCGGCGGCAATGCGCAGGTGTTCGGCACGCCGACGATTTCGGACGGCATGGCCATGGGCACCGAAGGCATGAAGTACTCGCTGGTCAGCCGCGAAGTCATTTCTGACTGCATCGAAACCTGCGTGCAGGGCCAGTGGATGGACGGCGTGCTGGTGGTCGGCGGCTGCGACAAGAACATGCCCGGCGGCCTGATGGGCATGCTGCGCGCCAACGTGCCGGCCATCTATGTCTATGGCGGCACCATTCTGCCGGGCCATTACAAGGGCAAAGACCTGAATATCGTCAGCGTGTTCGAAGCCGTCGGTGAAAACGCCGCCGGCCGCATGAGCGACGAAGATCTGCTGCAGATCGAGCGCCGCGCCATTCCTGGCACCGGCAGTTGCGGCGGCATGTACACCGCCAACACCATGTCCAGCGCCTTCGAGGCCCTGGGTATTTCGCTGCCCTATTCCAGCACCATGGCCAATCCGCATGACGAAAAGCTGAACTCGGCCAGGGAATCGGCCAAGGTGCTGATCGAAGCGGTCAAGAAAGACATCAAGCCGCGCGACATCGTCACCAAGAAATCGATTGAAAACGCCGTGGCCGTCATCATGGCCACCGGCGGATCGACCAATGCCGTGCTGCATTTCCTGGCCATCGCCCATGCGGCCGGCGTGGAATGGACGATTGACGACTTCGAGCGCGTGCGCCAGAAAACCCCGGTGCTGTGCAACCTGAAACCGTCCGGCCAGTACCTGGCGGTGGACCTGCACCAGGCCGGCGGCATTCCGCAGGTCATGAAAATGCTGCTGGTCGCCGGCCTGCTGCATGGCGACTGCATCACCATTTCGGGCCAGACCATTGCCGAAGTGCTTGCGGACGTGCCCGATGCGCCGCGCGCTGGCCAGGACGTGATCCGCCCCATCGACAAGCCGATGTATGCGCAGGGCCACCTGGCCATCCTGAAGGGCAACCTGTCGCCCGAAGGCTGCGTGGCCAAGATCACCGGCCTGAAAAACCCGGTCATGACCGGCCCGGCCCGGGTGTTCGAGGACGAGCAGTCCGGCCTGAAGGCGATTCTGGACGGCAAGATCGTGGCCGGTGACGTGATGGTCCTGCGCTACCTCGGCCCCAAGGGCGGCCCCGGCATGCCTGAAATGCTGGCCCCCACCGGCGCGCTGATTGGCGCCGGCCTGGGCGAGAGCGTCGGGCTGATCACCGATGGGCGTTTCTCCGGCGGCACCTGGGGCATGGTGGTCGGCCATGTGGCGCCTGAAGCGGCGGCCGGCGGCAACATCGCGTTCATCCGGGAAGGCGACTCGATCACGATTGACGCCAATCAGCTGCTGCTGCAACTGAACATCAGCGACGCCGAGCTTGAAAGCCGCAAGGTCGGCTGGACGGCTCCGGCCCCGCGTTACACCCGTGGCGTGCAGGCCAAGTTCGCCTTCAATGCCTCCAGCGCCAGCAAGGGCGCGGTGCTTGATGATTATTGA
- a CDS encoding LysR family transcriptional regulator yields MKKQPSTDARTPHLIELRLWRQFLAVAEELHFSRAAQRLNMTQPPLTQAIAQLEATLGLRLFDRTKRSVQLTAAGAALVPEARDLLARASALPVFARASADGEAGRLRLAFVSTAGFDVLPRWVRAFREQHPKVQLELIEATGDVQLEAIGRGEIDAGFMLHSPGFAPPGLACQLIARESLVVAVPGQGALAARGTLALKDLLDQPLVIFPRRILPSLYDAIFAMYHAAGYLPCVAQEAIQMQTIVNLVSAGIGVAWVPDSVRQFQRPGVVYREPAVAKGQAVPGCETSLVWSACVASPALSRFMAFAPG; encoded by the coding sequence ATGAAAAAGCAGCCATCGACAGACGCGCGCACGCCCCATCTGATTGAACTTCGGCTCTGGCGGCAGTTCCTCGCGGTGGCCGAAGAGCTTCATTTCAGCCGCGCCGCGCAACGCCTGAACATGACCCAGCCGCCGCTGACCCAGGCCATTGCCCAGTTGGAGGCGACCCTGGGGCTCAGGCTGTTTGACCGCACCAAGCGCAGCGTGCAACTGACCGCGGCGGGCGCTGCCCTGGTGCCCGAGGCGCGCGACCTGCTGGCCCGCGCCAGCGCCTTGCCGGTTTTTGCACGCGCCAGCGCCGACGGCGAAGCGGGGCGCTTGCGGCTGGCTTTTGTCTCGACGGCCGGTTTTGACGTGCTGCCGCGCTGGGTTCGCGCCTTTCGGGAGCAGCATCCCAAGGTGCAGCTGGAACTGATCGAGGCGACGGGCGATGTTCAGCTCGAAGCCATTGGGCGCGGTGAAATCGACGCCGGCTTCATGCTGCATTCGCCCGGATTTGCACCGCCCGGCCTGGCTTGCCAGCTGATTGCCCGGGAGTCGCTGGTGGTGGCCGTGCCCGGGCAAGGCGCGCTGGCCGCCAGGGGCACGCTCGCGCTGAAGGACTTGCTCGACCAGCCGCTGGTGATTTTTCCGCGCCGCATCCTGCCTTCGCTGTACGACGCCATTTTTGCGATGTACCACGCTGCCGGCTACCTGCCGTGCGTGGCGCAGGAGGCCATCCAGATGCAGACCATCGTCAACCTGGTGTCCGCTGGCATCGGCGTCGCCTGGGTGCCCGACAGTGTGCGGCAGTTTCAAAGGCCGGGCGTGGTCTATCGGGAGCCCGCAGTGGCTAAAGGGCAGGCCGTTCCGGGGTGTGAGACCAGCCTGGTGTGGAGCGCCTGCGTTGCCAGTCCTGCGCTGTCGCGGTTCATGGCGTTTGCACCGGGCTAG